One genomic segment of Rhizorhabdus phycosphaerae includes these proteins:
- a CDS encoding DUF3667 domain-containing protein, whose product MSGEFEAVADIATGGIVARTVAGASGHAGHEAGHGTVCLNCGTELIGPHCHRCGQSGHVHRTAGALFHDIAHGVFHFEGRTWHTVPLLFWRPGELTRRYIRGERVNFVSPMALFLFSVFLMVAVFGLVGGPFGSMRFDGDPVKLAEARTEAAQELAGVEKQIATLTAEKQARRARGEKTADLNERLGDLRSEQAALRLVTTGQIRPPKASDVEGLKLNIDTGVPAIDLALQHLTRNPELTAYKMQSSAYKFSWALIPISLPFIWLLFAFRRDVGLYDHAVFATYSLAAMTLMVIGLSLVAGLGVGTALTPLVMLLFPPWHMYRQLKGAYGLSRFGALWRMIALIISAYTSALIFVVMLLAMGA is encoded by the coding sequence ATGTCGGGGGAATTCGAAGCAGTGGCGGATATCGCCACCGGGGGCATCGTAGCGCGAACCGTGGCCGGTGCGTCCGGCCACGCCGGCCATGAGGCGGGTCACGGAACGGTTTGCCTGAACTGCGGCACGGAACTGATCGGGCCGCATTGCCATCGCTGTGGTCAGTCGGGCCATGTCCACCGGACGGCGGGCGCCCTGTTCCACGACATCGCCCATGGCGTTTTCCATTTCGAAGGGCGCACCTGGCACACCGTGCCATTGCTCTTCTGGCGTCCCGGGGAACTGACCCGGCGCTATATCCGCGGCGAGCGCGTCAATTTCGTCTCTCCGATGGCGCTGTTCCTGTTCTCGGTGTTCCTGATGGTGGCCGTGTTCGGGCTGGTCGGAGGGCCGTTCGGCTCGATGCGATTCGACGGCGACCCCGTGAAGCTTGCCGAAGCGCGGACCGAGGCGGCGCAGGAACTGGCGGGCGTCGAGAAGCAGATCGCGACGCTCACCGCCGAGAAGCAGGCGCGCCGGGCGCGGGGCGAAAAGACTGCCGATCTCAACGAGAGGCTGGGGGATCTCCGATCGGAGCAGGCCGCATTGCGGCTGGTAACGACCGGGCAGATACGCCCGCCAAAGGCGAGCGATGTCGAGGGACTGAAGCTGAACATCGATACCGGTGTCCCGGCGATCGACCTGGCGCTGCAGCATCTGACCCGCAATCCGGAGCTGACCGCGTACAAGATGCAGTCGAGCGCCTATAAATTCTCCTGGGCGCTCATCCCGATCTCTTTGCCGTTCATCTGGCTGCTGTTCGCCTTCCGCCGCGATGTAGGGCTTTACGATCATGCGGTCTTCGCCACCTACTCGCTGGCGGCGATGACGCTGATGGTGATCGGTCTGAGCCTGGTTGCCGGGCTGGGCGTGGGGACGGCGCTCACGCCTCTGGTGATGCTCTTGTTCCCGCCCTGGCACATGTATCGGCAGCTCAAGGGCGCTTATGGTCTGAGTCGCTTCGGCGCCCTGTGGCGCATGATCGCACTCATCATCTCGGCCTACACGTCGGCGTTGATCTTCGTGGTCATGCTGCTGGCAATGGGCGCCTGA
- a CDS encoding DUF1328 domain-containing protein encodes MLKWALIFLVVGLVLGAMGFGGVGGAFVGLAKILFFVAIALFVIFALLALFAGKKISDSL; translated from the coding sequence ATGCTGAAATGGGCGCTAATCTTCCTCGTCGTCGGGCTGGTGCTCGGCGCCATGGGCTTCGGCGGCGTCGGTGGCGCCTTCGTCGGCCTCGCCAAGATTCTGTTCTTCGTCGCGATCGCGCTGTTCGTGATCTTCGCTTTGCTGGCGCTCTTCGCCGGCAAGAAGATCAGCGACAGCCTCTAA
- a CDS encoding BolA family protein: MSQTPMGPVATEITARLTEALSPTRLAVIDDSEKHRGHAGHDGSGESHFTVEIESPLFVGQNRVARQRAVNAALADLLRDKVHALAIKASAPAE, translated from the coding sequence ATGAGCCAGACTCCCATGGGCCCCGTAGCCACAGAAATAACCGCCCGCCTCACCGAGGCACTCTCCCCAACCCGGCTGGCCGTGATCGACGACAGCGAGAAGCACCGCGGTCATGCGGGCCATGACGGTTCGGGCGAGAGCCATTTCACCGTCGAGATCGAGAGTCCCCTGTTCGTGGGGCAGAACCGTGTCGCCCGGCAGCGCGCGGTGAACGCGGCATTGGCGGACCTGCTGCGCGACAAGGTCCATGCGCTCGCGATCAAGGCCAGCGCGCCGGCAGAATGA
- a CDS encoding J domain-containing protein has product MSEEFTARKSRARFHGRVEDSRRLCAEPGCNGPGEFRAPVPGGRRPGFDGPGDWRFLCLDHIRAFNSGYNFFTGMSTEEIEAEQTSYGGWDRETRAFTPGAGAAPRWGDFVDPLDAIGARFARAADRERRDGRPLSESDRQALKIMGLDKDADRRALRTRYAELVRRYHPDRNGGDRSHEKALQDVISAYTQLKGRPAFA; this is encoded by the coding sequence TTGAGCGAAGAATTTACCGCCCGCAAATCGCGGGCGCGTTTCCATGGTCGGGTCGAGGACAGCCGCCGGCTATGTGCGGAGCCGGGTTGCAACGGCCCCGGCGAATTTCGCGCCCCCGTCCCGGGTGGGCGCCGCCCCGGCTTCGACGGGCCCGGCGACTGGCGCTTTCTCTGCCTCGATCATATCCGGGCGTTTAACAGCGGCTATAATTTCTTCACGGGCATGAGCACCGAGGAGATCGAAGCAGAGCAGACATCTTATGGCGGATGGGACCGTGAGACGCGGGCTTTCACGCCCGGGGCCGGGGCCGCTCCGCGCTGGGGCGATTTCGTCGATCCGCTCGACGCGATCGGTGCCCGATTCGCACGCGCGGCCGATCGCGAGAGGCGCGACGGACGCCCCCTTTCGGAATCGGATCGCCAGGCGTTGAAGATCATGGGGCTCGACAAGGATGCCGACCGCAGGGCCCTTCGGACACGTTACGCCGAACTGGTAAGGCGCTATCACCCTGACAGAAATGGCGGGGACCGAAGTCATGAGAAGGCTTTGCAGGACGTGATTTCGGCTTATACGCAACTCAAAGGCCGCCCGGCCTTCGCTTAA
- the cobS gene encoding cobaltochelatase subunit CobS, whose product MTDLPNVLPDSRTATVLEAPDRKVKVRELFGIDIDMEVPAFSESDERVPDIDPAYVFDPDTTLAILAGFAHNRRVMVQGYHGTGKSSHIEQVAARLKWPCIRINLDAHISRIDLVGRDAIVLRDGHQVTEFREGLLPWALQTPTALVFDEYDAGRPDVMFVIQRVLETEGKLTLLDQNRVIRPNPWFRLFATANTVGLGDTTGLYHGTQQINQGQMDRWNIVVTLNYLPAATEAQIVLAKSGEYDKPDGKKTVEDMVKVADMTRQGFIAGDISTVMSPRTVISWAQNTLIFNDVGFAFRLSFLNKCDESERPLVAEYYQRVFGKDLPESVVGKA is encoded by the coding sequence ATGACCGATCTGCCCAACGTCCTGCCCGACAGCCGCACCGCGACGGTGCTGGAGGCGCCCGACCGGAAGGTGAAGGTGCGCGAGTTGTTCGGCATCGATATCGACATGGAAGTGCCGGCCTTCTCCGAATCCGACGAGCGCGTTCCCGATATCGATCCGGCCTATGTGTTCGACCCGGACACCACGCTCGCCATCCTTGCCGGCTTTGCGCACAACCGCCGCGTGATGGTGCAGGGCTATCATGGCACCGGCAAGTCGAGCCATATCGAGCAGGTCGCCGCCCGCCTGAAGTGGCCGTGCATCCGTATCAATCTCGACGCCCATATCAGCCGCATCGATCTGGTCGGGCGCGACGCGATCGTGCTGCGCGACGGGCATCAGGTGACCGAGTTCCGCGAAGGTCTGCTGCCCTGGGCGCTGCAGACGCCGACCGCACTGGTCTTCGACGAATATGACGCCGGTCGCCCCGACGTGATGTTCGTGATCCAGCGCGTGCTGGAGACCGAGGGCAAGCTGACCCTGCTCGACCAGAATCGCGTGATCCGTCCCAATCCCTGGTTCCGCCTGTTCGCGACTGCGAACACGGTCGGCCTCGGCGATACCACGGGCCTTTATCATGGCACCCAGCAGATCAACCAGGGCCAGATGGACCGCTGGAACATCGTCGTCACGCTCAACTATCTGCCAGCGGCGACGGAGGCACAGATCGTGCTCGCCAAGTCGGGCGAATATGACAAGCCCGACGGGAAGAAGACCGTCGAAGACATGGTCAAGGTCGCCGACATGACCCGCCAAGGCTTCATCGCCGGCGACATCTCGACCGTGATGAGCCCCCGCACCGTGATCAGCTGGGCGCAGAACACCCTCATCTTCAACGATGTCGGTTTCGCCTTCCGTCTGTCCTTCCTGAACAAGTGCGACGAGAGCGAACGGCCGCTCGTGGCTGAGTACTATCAGCGGGTGTTCGGTAAGGATCTGCCGGAGAGCGTCGTCGGCAAGGCATGA
- a CDS encoding tyrosine-protein phosphatase — protein sequence MTATLDLSPLLPLEGGFNLRDMGGYPTVDGRTVRRGLLYRSGVMSYLTEADERYLASLSIATVCDLRRGGERKRHPSSWCERAGVFYWTRDYTESSGVLGELLRGTLADAAAVRAKMLHLYTELLVDHAPSYRFLFERLAGGQVPLLFNCSAGKDRTGVAAALILSMLGVPRETVLDDYLLTNRFADFSRLFDASRGGYDQYEAVDPDVLRPLLAADADYLDAMYDSLDRDHGGLDAYLLTIGVDREAQRIIRERLLD from the coding sequence ATGACCGCCACGCTCGATCTCTCGCCGCTGCTGCCGCTCGAAGGTGGGTTCAACCTGCGCGACATGGGCGGCTACCCGACCGTCGATGGACGAACCGTTCGGCGCGGGCTGCTCTACCGGTCGGGGGTGATGTCCTATCTGACCGAAGCCGACGAGAGGTACCTCGCGTCGCTCAGCATAGCGACGGTGTGCGATCTGCGGCGCGGGGGCGAACGCAAACGCCACCCGTCGAGCTGGTGCGAGCGGGCGGGCGTTTTCTACTGGACGCGCGATTATACCGAAAGCAGCGGCGTGCTGGGTGAGTTGCTGCGCGGCACCTTGGCCGATGCGGCGGCGGTTCGCGCCAAGATGCTGCACCTCTATACCGAACTGCTGGTCGACCATGCCCCTTCCTACCGCTTCCTGTTCGAGCGGCTGGCGGGCGGGCAGGTGCCGCTGCTGTTCAACTGCTCGGCCGGCAAGGACCGCACGGGCGTGGCCGCGGCACTGATCCTGTCGATGCTGGGCGTTCCGCGCGAAACGGTGTTGGACGATTATCTGCTGACCAACCGTTTCGCCGATTTCAGCCGGCTGTTCGACGCATCACGCGGTGGATATGACCAATATGAAGCGGTCGATCCCGACGTGCTCCGTCCCTTGCTGGCGGCCGACGCCGACTATCTCGACGCCATGTACGACAGTCTGGATCGCGATCATGGCGGGCTGGACGCCTATCTGCTGACAATCGGCGTCGATCGCGAGGCACAGCGGATTATCCGGGAAAGGTTGCTGGACTGA
- the cobT gene encoding cobaltochelatase subunit CobT, producing the protein MAEQSPIESFRQVLGGTARAMAREPELELNFTAETPSASYKQIRVPMPSRNLPAQAVAEARGFADGFALKMRHHDQALHERIAPGEPVARAIHDAVEQARIEAIGSRSMEGVRSNLNHALDVRLRSDPLVRARTRDEVPLSTAIGLLVRERLTGQAIPAMAEPGLGLVRQWIEDKAGKDLDALQLAFDDQAAFARLVSRMLEDLELIDGSEVPQTDPDQGEDDSQEEQSEGEDQQEDGDDSGGSSDSQMETRSEQSEGGDEEGEQRQMDDDAPTDMEGEVGDDGEEGMMPVRPNRPLSDLPPTFDYHAYTTRFDEEIAATELCDEEELTRLRAYLDQQLVHLQGAVTKLANRLQRRLMAQQNRSWDFDQEEGLLDAARLARVVVNPTHSLSYKIERDTDFRDTIVTLLIDNSGSMRGRPISIAAICADILARTLERCAVKTEILGFTTRAWKGGQSRESWLAAGRPPAPGRLNDLRHIVYKKADEPWRRARKSLGLMMREGLLKENIDGEALQWAHNRIIARREERKILMVISDGAPVDDSTLSVNNGSYLERHLRQMIGWIENKSPVELIAIGIGHDVTRYYQRAVTIMDVEQLGGTMVEQLAALFDLEPR; encoded by the coding sequence ATGGCCGAACAATCGCCCATCGAGAGCTTCCGTCAGGTTCTGGGCGGCACAGCCCGTGCCATGGCGCGCGAACCTGAGCTGGAGCTCAACTTCACGGCCGAGACGCCCTCCGCCAGCTACAAGCAGATACGCGTTCCGATGCCGTCGCGTAATCTTCCGGCGCAGGCGGTGGCCGAGGCGCGAGGTTTCGCCGACGGCTTCGCACTCAAGATGCGCCATCACGATCAGGCGCTGCATGAGCGGATAGCGCCCGGAGAGCCCGTGGCCCGCGCCATCCACGACGCGGTCGAGCAGGCGCGGATCGAGGCGATCGGTTCGCGTTCGATGGAGGGGGTTCGCTCCAACCTCAATCATGCGCTCGACGTCCGCCTGCGCTCGGATCCGCTGGTGCGCGCTCGGACGCGTGACGAGGTGCCGCTGTCGACGGCCATCGGGCTGCTCGTCCGCGAGCGGCTGACCGGCCAGGCCATCCCGGCAATGGCCGAGCCCGGCCTCGGTCTCGTCCGCCAATGGATCGAGGACAAGGCCGGCAAGGATCTCGACGCGCTCCAACTCGCCTTTGACGACCAGGCCGCCTTCGCCCGGCTCGTCAGCCGCATGCTCGAGGATCTCGAACTGATCGACGGCAGCGAGGTCCCCCAGACCGATCCCGATCAGGGAGAGGACGACAGCCAGGAAGAACAGAGCGAAGGCGAGGACCAGCAGGAAGACGGCGACGACTCCGGCGGGTCGAGCGATTCGCAGATGGAGACGCGGTCCGAGCAGTCAGAGGGCGGCGACGAGGAGGGCGAGCAGCGTCAGATGGACGACGATGCGCCCACCGACATGGAGGGCGAGGTCGGCGACGACGGCGAGGAAGGGATGATGCCCGTCCGGCCTAACCGCCCGCTGTCGGATCTGCCGCCGACCTTCGACTATCACGCCTACACGACGCGTTTCGACGAAGAGATCGCCGCCACCGAATTGTGCGACGAGGAGGAATTGACCCGCCTGCGGGCCTATCTCGATCAACAGCTCGTCCACTTGCAGGGGGCGGTGACGAAGCTCGCCAACCGGCTGCAGCGCCGTCTCATGGCCCAGCAGAACCGCAGCTGGGACTTCGATCAGGAAGAGGGACTTCTCGATGCGGCGCGCCTCGCACGCGTCGTCGTCAATCCGACCCACTCGCTGAGCTACAAGATCGAGCGCGATACCGATTTCCGCGACACGATCGTCACGCTGCTGATCGATAATTCGGGTTCGATGCGCGGGCGGCCGATATCGATCGCGGCGATCTGCGCCGACATTCTCGCCCGCACCCTCGAGCGCTGTGCCGTCAAGACCGAGATCCTCGGCTTCACGACGCGTGCCTGGAAGGGGGGACAGTCGCGCGAGTCCTGGCTGGCTGCGGGGCGCCCTCCGGCCCCCGGTCGCCTCAACGACCTGCGCCATATCGTCTACAAAAAGGCCGACGAACCCTGGCGCCGCGCGCGCAAGTCGCTTGGCCTGATGATGCGCGAAGGGCTCCTCAAGGAGAATATCGACGGCGAGGCGCTGCAATGGGCGCACAACCGAATCATCGCGCGGCGCGAAGAGCGCAAGATACTGATGGTGATTTCGGATGGCGCCCCGGTCGACGACTCGACCCTGTCGGTGAACAACGGATCCTATCTCGAACGGCATCTTCGTCAGATGATCGGCTGGATCGAGAACAAATCGCCGGTCGAACTGATCGCGATCGGCATCGGGCATGACGTGACGCGCTATTATCAGCGCGCGGTCACGATCATGGACGTCGAGCAACTCGGCGGCACGATGGTCGAGCAACTGGCGGCGCTGTTCGATCTGGAGCCGCGCTGA
- a CDS encoding glycine zipper 2TM domain-containing protein, protein MLRKIIAAVAATTAVFTATIPMAAQAQYYGGRYEQVRDWRGDRGYYGDRGYRRDGYYRDRGYYRDRGYYRGDRGRCRDKGTGGTIIGAIAGGLLGHEIGNGRYDRGDGTTGAILGAGVGALAGRAIDRNC, encoded by the coding sequence ATGTTGCGCAAGATTATCGCGGCCGTTGCCGCCACCACCGCCGTCTTTACCGCCACCATCCCGATGGCGGCGCAGGCCCAATATTATGGCGGCCGCTACGAGCAGGTTCGCGACTGGCGCGGCGATCGCGGCTATTATGGTGACCGCGGCTATCGCCGGGACGGCTATTACCGGGATCGCGGCTATTATCGCGACCGGGGCTATTATCGTGGTGATCGCGGCCGCTGCCGCGACAAGGGCACCGGTGGCACGATCATCGGCGCCATCGCCGGCGGCCTGCTGGGCCATGAGATCGGCAATGGCCGCTATGACCGCGGAGACGGCACCACGGGCGCCATTCTCGGTGCGGGCGTAGGCGCCCTCGCGGGCCGCGCGATCGACCGCAACTGCTAA
- a CDS encoding esterase-like activity of phytase family protein yields the protein MRKLHAALLFCLLPSSASFPESSTERVVATAIPLDPAAPERRRFGRLRYVAGWHLTSRQRNFGGYSALHGDGRQFLAIADTGQYLRFTMEGGAIVRTRFGELPGFPGPSGNKYDRDAESMTVGPEGDVWVGFEYRNAVMRYASDLSTVLSTGWPPAMSGWAKNSGAEAMVRLDGGRFVIFAEGRMIAPGVKAALMFPGDPTQARNRPYQFGYRPPDGYAPSDAALLPDGRILVLQRRFGLLDGFSAALTIVDPSQIAPGITVKGEMLGAFAPPLNIDNMEGVTVAREGGRTMIWIVSDDNQVPMERTLLLKFRLD from the coding sequence ATGAGAAAGCTGCACGCCGCACTGCTTTTCTGCCTTCTGCCCAGCTCGGCCAGCTTTCCCGAATCGTCGACCGAGCGCGTCGTTGCGACCGCGATCCCGCTCGACCCCGCTGCGCCCGAGCGACGCCGTTTCGGGCGCCTGCGCTATGTCGCAGGTTGGCATCTGACGAGCCGTCAGCGCAATTTTGGAGGCTATTCGGCACTTCATGGGGATGGCCGCCAATTTCTCGCGATTGCCGACACGGGCCAGTATCTGCGCTTCACCATGGAGGGAGGGGCGATCGTACGGACTCGATTCGGCGAACTCCCTGGCTTTCCTGGCCCATCGGGCAACAAATATGATCGCGATGCCGAATCGATGACGGTCGGCCCTGAGGGCGACGTCTGGGTGGGCTTCGAATATCGTAACGCGGTGATGCGCTACGCGTCCGATCTTTCAACGGTGCTGTCGACGGGCTGGCCCCCCGCAATGTCCGGCTGGGCGAAGAATTCCGGCGCGGAGGCGATGGTACGGCTGGACGGCGGCCGTTTCGTCATTTTCGCCGAAGGGCGGATGATCGCCCCAGGCGTCAAGGCCGCGCTGATGTTTCCCGGCGATCCGACCCAGGCGCGTAACCGACCCTATCAGTTCGGCTACAGGCCACCCGACGGATATGCGCCCAGCGATGCCGCCCTGCTTCCGGATGGTAGGATTCTCGTACTGCAGCGCAGATTCGGACTGCTCGACGGCTTCTCGGCCGCGCTGACCATCGTCGATCCGTCGCAGATAGCGCCCGGAATCACGGTGAAGGGAGAGATGCTGGGCGCATTCGCGCCGCCGCTCAATATCGACAATATGGAAGGGGTTACCGTCGCGCGTGAGGGCGGACGGACGATGATCTGGATCGTCTCGGACGATAATCAGGTGCCGATGGAACGGACTCTGCTGCTCAAATTTCGTCTGGATTGA
- the rpmB gene encoding 50S ribosomal protein L28 codes for MSRICELTGKGRQVGNNVSHANNKTKRTFLPNLQNVTLISDSLGKGVKLRVSTHGLRSVEHVGGLDNWLLKTSDEQLSLRARRLKRDVAKKQQAAA; via the coding sequence ATGTCGCGCATCTGCGAGCTGACCGGCAAGGGCCGCCAAGTGGGCAACAACGTGTCCCACGCCAACAACAAGACGAAGCGGACCTTTCTGCCCAACCTGCAGAACGTCACGCTGATCTCCGACTCGCTCGGAAAGGGCGTGAAGCTGCGGGTCTCGACCCACGGCCTTCGCTCGGTCGAGCATGTCGGCGGCCTCGACAACTGGCTGCTCAAGACCTCGGACGAGCAGCTCTCGCTGCGCGCCCGTCGCCTGAAGCGCGACGTCGCGAAGAAGCAGCAGGCTGCGGCCTGA
- a CDS encoding nucleoside deaminase yields MTFPLPPAMRLALDMAARAADEGEVPVAAVVVLDGEVVAASVNAMARRRDPTAHAEMEAIRAACSTLGLHRLDGCDLYVTLEPCAMCAGAISHARLRRLYFAAEDPKGGAVVNGPRFFHQPTCLHRPDVYGGIGDVEAATMLRNFFAARR; encoded by the coding sequence ATGACCTTTCCGCTTCCACCCGCGATGCGCCTCGCCCTCGACATGGCGGCCCGGGCGGCCGACGAGGGCGAGGTCCCCGTAGCCGCCGTAGTGGTGCTCGATGGCGAGGTCGTCGCGGCCTCGGTCAACGCAATGGCCAGGAGGCGCGATCCGACGGCCCATGCCGAGATGGAGGCCATTCGGGCGGCGTGCAGCACGCTTGGCCTGCACCGGCTCGACGGCTGCGATCTGTATGTCACCCTGGAGCCCTGCGCCATGTGTGCGGGCGCTATCTCGCATGCGCGGCTGCGGCGCCTCTATTTCGCAGCAGAAGATCCGAAGGGCGGTGCGGTGGTCAACGGGCCGCGCTTCTTCCACCAGCCGACCTGCCTCCACCGCCCCGACGTCTATGGCGGCATCGGGGACGTGGAGGCCGCGACGATGCTGCGAAACTTCTTCGCGGCGCGGCGATGA
- a CDS encoding hemolysin family protein, with translation MSMGSAMPHTAPLTPFPWFDLVVIVALIALNGVFAMSELAIVSARRARLEAMARSGRRGAGTAILLAADPGKFLSTVQIGITLIGILAGAYSGASLGGPVGERLVLVGVPESSAAEAGFVLVIAITTFLSLIVGELVPKQFALRAPEPIAAFLAVPMLWLSRVTAPFVWLLDQTSGLVFRILGLNRESEHHVTAEELHLIVAEASSAGVIEESERAIISGVVRLADRPVREVMTPRTDVEWIDINDDADAIRAQLAELPHTRMPVGDGSVDQLLGVIHARDLVRALLGGAEIDLRAMLKKGIVLPDHVDAMDALKALREAEVPMAFVHDEYGHFEGLVAPANLLAAIAGEFASDKDYDTDPAVVVREDGSLLVSGTASADALGERLGLDLPEDRDFATVAGLALWRLKHLPVTGESFDYRGWRFEVVDMDGRRIDKLLVEPCPTEN, from the coding sequence ATGAGCATGGGAAGCGCCATGCCGCATACAGCCCCCCTGACCCCTTTTCCCTGGTTCGACCTCGTAGTGATCGTGGCTTTGATCGCGCTCAACGGGGTCTTCGCCATGTCGGAGCTCGCGATCGTATCGGCGCGCCGGGCGCGCCTCGAGGCGATGGCGCGGTCCGGGCGGCGCGGCGCGGGGACGGCGATCCTGCTTGCAGCCGACCCCGGTAAATTCCTGTCGACGGTGCAGATCGGCATCACCCTGATCGGCATCCTTGCCGGTGCCTATTCGGGGGCGAGTCTGGGTGGACCGGTCGGCGAAAGGCTGGTGCTGGTCGGCGTGCCCGAGAGCAGCGCGGCGGAAGCCGGCTTCGTTCTGGTCATCGCCATCACGACCTTCCTCTCGCTGATCGTGGGCGAACTGGTACCGAAGCAGTTCGCGCTGCGGGCGCCGGAGCCGATCGCGGCCTTTCTCGCGGTGCCGATGCTGTGGCTCTCGCGGGTCACCGCACCGTTCGTATGGCTGCTCGACCAGACCAGTGGGCTCGTCTTCCGGATATTGGGCTTGAACCGAGAATCCGAACATCATGTGACGGCGGAGGAACTCCACCTCATCGTCGCGGAGGCTTCGTCGGCGGGCGTGATCGAGGAAAGCGAACGCGCGATCATCTCGGGTGTGGTGCGGCTTGCGGACCGGCCTGTCCGCGAGGTGATGACCCCGCGTACCGATGTCGAATGGATCGACATCAACGACGATGCCGATGCAATTCGTGCGCAACTGGCGGAGCTGCCGCACACGCGCATGCCGGTGGGAGACGGCTCGGTCGACCAGCTTCTGGGCGTCATCCATGCGCGAGACCTGGTCCGCGCGCTGCTCGGCGGGGCGGAGATCGACCTGCGCGCCATGCTCAAGAAGGGCATCGTGCTGCCGGATCATGTCGATGCGATGGACGCGTTGAAGGCCCTGCGCGAGGCGGAAGTGCCGATGGCTTTCGTTCATGACGAATATGGGCATTTCGAAGGCCTGGTCGCACCGGCCAACCTGCTCGCGGCGATTGCGGGGGAGTTTGCGTCCGACAAGGATTACGACACCGATCCGGCGGTCGTCGTGCGCGAGGACGGCAGCCTTCTCGTGTCGGGAACAGCCTCCGCGGACGCTCTTGGAGAGAGGCTCGGGCTCGATCTGCCGGAGGACCGGGACTTCGCCACCGTTGCCGGCCTTGCACTCTGGCGGCTCAAACACCTTCCCGTAACCGGTGAGTCGTTCGACTATCGCGGATGGCGTTTCGAAGTGGTGGACATGGACGGCAGACGCATCGACAAACTGCTCGTGGAGCCTTGTCCGACGGAGAATTGA
- a CDS encoding HU family DNA-binding protein, producing MGATRRKKGAKIDRDLFFSGFRATFQLLHKKEPRTRGALRRTPAQRDFHQARPGVIMNTADIAGVVAAEQGIDKAAAKRVLDAALKAITDAAQKGEEVSLPGFGKFKVTDRPAREGRNPATGATLTIAASKKISFTAAKALKDALNG from the coding sequence ATGGGGGCGACTCGTCGAAAAAAAGGCGCGAAAATCGATCGAGACCTGTTTTTTTCCGGATTTCGCGCGACTTTCCAATTGCTCCACAAGAAAGAGCCGCGCACAAGAGGCGCCTTGCGTCGGACCCCGGCGCAAAGGGATTTTCATCAAGCAAGACCAGGAGTGATCATGAACACTGCCGACATCGCTGGCGTTGTCGCCGCCGAACAGGGGATCGATAAGGCCGCTGCCAAGCGCGTCCTCGACGCGGCTCTCAAGGCCATCACCGACGCTGCCCAGAAGGGCGAAGAAGTTTCGCTGCCGGGCTTCGGCAAGTTCAAGGTCACCGACCGTCCCGCGCGCGAGGGCCGCAATCCGGCCACGGGTGCGACGCTGACGATCGCCGCCTCGAAGAAGATCTCCTTCACCGCCGCCAAGGCGCTCAAGGATGCGCTGAACGGCTGA
- a CDS encoding MarR family winged helix-turn-helix transcriptional regulator codes for MASEAVRKTIGANGGEPGDRSVYDPSNPSFRLENSPFYLMAHADFKYHEDMDKVLHKHGVSKPIYRVMTVLRERQPASIGAIAEAALTKRSTVSRIIDRMAEQGLVSTEPNAEDNRVTEVRLTEDGRQLLAKLTPIVGRQFVRAMEGVSDRDLGVLLRTLQKISANLSKLPIE; via the coding sequence TTGGCGAGCGAAGCTGTCAGGAAGACGATCGGGGCGAATGGTGGGGAGCCCGGGGATCGCAGCGTCTACGATCCCAGCAATCCGAGCTTCCGACTGGAAAACTCCCCCTTCTACCTGATGGCGCACGCCGACTTCAAATATCATGAGGACATGGACAAGGTCCTGCACAAGCATGGCGTGTCCAAGCCGATCTACCGCGTTATGACAGTGCTGCGCGAACGCCAGCCGGCCAGCATCGGCGCGATCGCCGAAGCGGCGCTTACCAAGCGCTCGACCGTCAGCCGGATCATCGATCGCATGGCCGAACAGGGCCTGGTGTCGACCGAGCCCAATGCCGAGGACAACCGCGTCACCGAGGTAAGGCTGACCGAAGATGGCCGCCAGTTGCTCGCCAAGCTGACCCCGATCGTGGGGCGGCAGTTCGTAAGGGCAATGGAAGGGGTCAGCGACCGGGATCTCGGCGTGTTGCTCCGCACCTTGCAGAAGATCAGCGCCAACCTGTCGAAGCTACCGATCGAGTAG